The Arachis ipaensis cultivar K30076 chromosome B05, Araip1.1, whole genome shotgun sequence nucleotide sequence gctatggtatttttttaaaatgtgggaTGATTTAATTTATGGAGTACAAATCGAATTGTCCGATTTTTGTACTTGGATCCTCTGATTTGtgtttaaacaattaaaaaaaatttagaatatacAAATCGGATCATTTgtgtactccaaatttttttttaattttttaaacacaaatcgcaccaaaatttttaaattttttaaacacaaatcagaCCATACGAATTGTGTACCTcccgtaattttaaaaaatacaaaaaaattggaATGTTAAGATATTTCACTCATCCTATTTTCATATCTAAATTTTTTAGCTAACAAACATTAATACGCTCCAANNNNNNNNNNNNNNNNNNNNNNNNNNNNNNNNNNNNNNNNNNNNNNNNNNNNNNNNNNNNNNNNNNNNNNNNNNNNNNNNNNNNaaataaaaaaatataatattatttaaattttaaaatctaaattttaaatcctaaattATTACAAGAACAGTGTTTCAATGTATTTTAAGTGCCTACCTCCTAAGGAATTTCATGATATTTAGGGATCTATTTACCTCGCAGATCTTTACAAATTATTGTGTCAACTATCATGCTATACCTGTTGAGAGATTAATGACTCGTTCATGCTATTACAAGTATGGCAAAAGAAAGCATGTCTTTCTTAGCCTCATTCCGTAAAGAACCATATGTTTCACCGGTCAAAAGGTAAAACTAAATTTTGCATTACATATTGATCTTATTTTTACAATAATTATTGTTATCTTGATTGAATTTGGCAATGTGAAATTGATCTGCTGTGTTGGATTGTGCAAATGATTAATATAAAAATGATGAATAATATAAATGAATGAATGATATGTGTTATGAAAATGTGagggaaaataaaatattaatttcaaGGAAGGGAGAACATTGACTCCAACTCATCACTAGAGGGGATAGTTAGTATTAACAACTATTTGTATAATgttagaaaaatataagaaattaacttttaagtagttaatattagttaatttttttattgtaaaattattttttaaatatttattttggaGAATTTAAGGTTTAAGattaaaaaattagttaatattaactaaaaaaattatctaatattGGCTAAAAAAAATAGCTCTAGTTGAATTCATAATATTAATACTCCTCTAGTAAAAGGTAATTAACAATATGCACATTATTGTTCTAACTTTGAAACTATTGCCATCCTTCCCTACCCAAATACATCTTCTCCTTCACTCCCCCAATGGATTATTATAGAGTAGAAAGGCATTCTATTGCATGTTTATTTCTTGAGACATTTCAACAAGACTTGTAATGGGCGATTCTTTCTTATGATTAGGAGGCAAAGCTTTCCACCAATTCACCAAAGTAGAACCTTCGAATAACACATCTTTATCCAATTTCCCTTTCTCAAACCATTCCTTTATGCGAGTCTCAAGTTTCAAAACCCTTTCCTTAACAACTTCAAATGAACCATTGTTGTCATTAATTTCTTTCCATAGTTCCTCCAACTCAGCCCAAAAGCATGACTCGGAGTAATCATCTTCACTCTTCATTCTCCCTGCATGCTCAAGCCACCTTTGTAAGTACCTATATCTCTTTGGCCTACTTCCCTTGTCCATGTATGGTCCTCCATCTTTGTCCTTAAAATGGCGATAGTAATTCGCAACATCAAGAGGCTCCACCAGAGTGCGGTACATTGTACCGCGCTCAATCCATTCTGCTTTGCTTTCAAACTCATCGGGGAGTTCATACTTTTTTAGCATCTCCATGATATGATCCCACACCCCTGCCAATTCAAGCCTCTTCACATTTGCTTTGAAGTCTCTTTCATCCTTGTGCACCTTGAAGGCATCATAGTAACTTATCTCACATGTTTCTTTGTAGTCTTTCAAATGCTCCATGGTTGCCGCGGCTTTCTCATTAAATTCCCTGTTGACTTTCTCTTCATTTTTGTATTTCTGTTTCTGCCACTCGCCAGCTGCTCGAAGGCGCAATCTTGCTATTGTGTCCTGAAACTAAAACCAACATATTAGCTAAATGTTTCACTACAATTTTAGAAATTAATGTTAGGGAGACATAATGATGTGATATCAAGTGTAATCACTAAAGTGTATGGAGCCTATCTATTCTTGCAAATAGTATCTCTTTTTATGCTTGAAATAGTAAAAACTGAATAACTAAAAGGTTAAAAAAAGTTACCAGTCCAAAACTGTCCAAGGCTCTGCTAATTGTTAATCTGTTAGAACCATCAGCAGCCAAAGAAAGCTCCTCCAGTTGATCCAAGTACACTACATTCGAAATTTCAACCTCATACCTCAAATGTTGCATTATGCTTTTCTTGGAAACATCAGAAACTTCTGACATGTCGTTTATCCGAGCAGTGTAGAATAAAAGTTGCAAGACAACATCTGAATTTCTTACCACAACCGGTGGTCGATCTGCGGCACAGAAAATGAAGTTTCCAAAGGGTCGGTAAGGACTTAAATCAACGAGATTGGGTAGAGTCTCAAGTAGCAAATTTGTGTCATCCATGAGATTCGAGATAACATAGCTTGTAACTGTTGCTGTGTTTCTCATCACAGTTGAGTAAAATTCAGAAATCACACGGTCTGTTTCCGGATCGGTGCCAGAAGATTTAGACTTTGGATTGAAGAGTTGGAGAATTGAGCTGAAAATTGGCTGAATAGAATGGAAAGGAGCAAACAAAATCCGTGGCATTATGTCCAAAGTGGTAATAAAATGTGTGAAGTGGTGAGACCAATTTTCCCTCCTTGTGGCATGAGAGAATATGTGATTGCCAATTAAGGGAGACCCAAAAGTTATACATAGGGGAAGCTTGTGGTTTTTGTTCTTGTTATTGTTAGTTAGGTACTCTTCCAAGACCCACAATGTTGCAAGAATGGCCATTGCAGCACCAGAAGAGTGCCCTGTAAACATTAACTGCTTCCCTTTTGTCATAGCTTCTTTCACCTACATTACCCATATTTAATGAAAAAGTTTAACCAAAATTAAAAAGTGTTGAATGACTGAAAATAACATTAAAGGTTTCTTGGTTATCATGTGGACCTTGAATTACCACAATAAAACCAACATGAGTAAGAAAGTCTTTAACAAAATTGGAAATGGATTGAAAATTTCCTATCAAGATTCAAGAAGGTTAAGCTAAATAAGGAACTCACAAGCATTTAATCATCGGTGAAAACTaatacaattttattttattttattttttcacgtATTGTGAGGAGAGATAATAATACATAAATTGGTctcaatatataataaaaaaaaatgatgattGAGAGTCCTAATTCATCattttaattatctttctaaTGCTTAAACAAGTAAAATTCTATGATTATCCTAATTATCCTCCTAATGTTTAAATAGCtaaaattctaatattaaaatGATACTTTGACTTAAAATAATGAAATACAAAGAAAATTACTTAATATTTGATTAAAAGTATCAACTCAAACGTGATTCAACACTACTAATTATCTTCTTTGTTCTTTCAACTAAAAGCTATAAAATAAAAACGAAAACTACTATCTGctgttcatttttttaattagagACGGGGCCAAGGCCCAGAAAACTACTAATTATTTCAATGAGAAGATCATGCATTT carries:
- the LOC107643920 gene encoding protein EDS1L isoform X4, with the protein product MSLFNFRNCCYGESKASGVDKDLPQSHEDSLLGLRVELIKKACALAFKAHKSPKKYYLLEKKNWSWLEADLIFISFHGSWASSDWFVDKSYGVTKINQQLFPSLKSIGNDEVALVNEAFQLRFESILSNSSLKHEVKEAMTKGKQLMFTGHSSGAAMAILATLWVLEEYLTNNNKNKNHKLPLCITFGSPLIGNHIFSHATRRENWSHHFTHFITTLDIMPRILFAPFHSIQPIFSSILQLFNPKSKSSGTDPETDRVISEFYSTVMRNTATVTSYVISNLMDDTNLLLETLPNLVDLSPYRPFGNFIFCAADRPPVVVRNSDVVLQLLFYTARINDMSEVSDVSKKSIMQHLRYEVEISNVVYLDQLEELSLAADGDSFGLDTIARLRLRAAGEWQKQKYKNEEKVNREFNEKAAATMEHLKDYKETCEISYYDAFKVHKDERDFKANVKRLELAGVWDHIMEMLKKYELPDEFESKAEWIERGTMYRTLVEPLDVANYYRHFKDKDGGPYMDKGSRPKRYRYLQRWLEHAGRMKSEDDYSESCFWAELEELWKEINDNNGSFEVVKERVLKLETRIKEWFEKGKLDKDVLFEGSTLVNWWKALPPNHKKESPITSLVEMSQEINMQ
- the LOC107643920 gene encoding protein EDS1L isoform X3: MSLFNFRNCCYGESKASGVDKDLPQSHEDSLLGLRVELIKKACALAFKAHKSPKKYYLLEKKNWSWLEADLIFISFHGSWASSDWFVDKSYGVTKINQQLFPSLKSIGNDEVALVNEAFQLRFESILSNSSLKHEVKEAMTKGKQLMFTGHSSGAAMAILATLWVLEEYLTNNNKNKNHKLPLCITFGSPLIGNHIFSHATRRENWSHHFTHFITTLDIMPRILFAPFHSIQPIFSSILQLFNPKSKSSGTDPETDRVISEFYSTVMRNTATVTSYVISNLMDDTNLLLETLPNLVDLSPYRPFGNFIFCAADRPPVVVRNSDVVLQLLFYTARINDMSEVSDVSKKSIMQHLRYEVEISNVVYLDQLEELSLAADGDSFGLFQDTIARLRLRAAGEWQKQKYKNEEKVNREFNEKAAATMEHLKDYKETCEISYYDAFKVHKDERDFKANVKRLELAGVWDHIMEMLKKYELPDEFESKAEWIERGTMYRTLVEPLDVANYYRHFKDKDGGPYMDKGSRPKRYRYLQRWLEHAGRMKSEDDYSESCFWAELEELWKEINDNNGSFEVVKERVLKLETRIKEWFEKGKLDKDVLFEGSTLVNWWKALPPNHKKESPITSLVEMSQEINMQ
- the LOC107643920 gene encoding protein EDS1L isoform X2, with the translated sequence MSLFNFRNCCYGESKASGVDKDLPQSHEDSLLGLRVELIKKACALAFKAHKSPKKYYLLEKKNWSWLEADLIFISFHGSWASSDWFVDKSYGVTKINQQLFPSLKSIGNDEVALVNEAFQLRFESILSNSSLKHEVKEAMTKGKQLMFTGHSSGAAMAILATLWVLEEYLTNNNKNKNHKLPLCITFGSPLIGNHIFSHATRRENWSHHFTHFITTLDIMPRILFAPFHSIQPIFSSILQLFNPKSKSSGTDPETDRVISEFYSTVMRNTATVTSYVISNLMDDTNLLLETLPNLVDLSPYRPFGNFIFCAADRPPVVVRNSDVVLQLLFYTARINDMSEVSDVSKKSIMQHLRYEVEISNVVYLDQLEELSLAADGSNRLTISRALDSFGLDTIARLRLRAAGEWQKQKYKNEEKVNREFNEKAAATMEHLKDYKETCEISYYDAFKVHKDERDFKANVKRLELAGVWDHIMEMLKKYELPDEFESKAEWIERGTMYRTLVEPLDVANYYRHFKDKDGGPYMDKGSRPKRYRYLQRWLEHAGRMKSEDDYSESCFWAELEELWKEINDNNGSFEVVKERVLKLETRIKEWFEKGKLDKDVLFEGSTLVNWWKALPPNHKKESPITSLVEMSQEINMQ
- the LOC107643920 gene encoding protein EDS1L isoform X1; protein product: MSLFNFRNCCYGESKASGVDKDLPQSHEDSLLGLRVELIKKACALAFKAHKSPKKYYLLEKKNWSWLEADLIFISFHGSWASSDWFVDKSYGVTKINQQLFPSLKSIGNDEVALVNEAFQLRFESILSNSSLKHEVKEAMTKGKQLMFTGHSSGAAMAILATLWVLEEYLTNNNKNKNHKLPLCITFGSPLIGNHIFSHATRRENWSHHFTHFITTLDIMPRILFAPFHSIQPIFSSILQLFNPKSKSSGTDPETDRVISEFYSTVMRNTATVTSYVISNLMDDTNLLLETLPNLVDLSPYRPFGNFIFCAADRPPVVVRNSDVVLQLLFYTARINDMSEVSDVSKKSIMQHLRYEVEISNVVYLDQLEELSLAADGSNRLTISRALDSFGLFQDTIARLRLRAAGEWQKQKYKNEEKVNREFNEKAAATMEHLKDYKETCEISYYDAFKVHKDERDFKANVKRLELAGVWDHIMEMLKKYELPDEFESKAEWIERGTMYRTLVEPLDVANYYRHFKDKDGGPYMDKGSRPKRYRYLQRWLEHAGRMKSEDDYSESCFWAELEELWKEINDNNGSFEVVKERVLKLETRIKEWFEKGKLDKDVLFEGSTLVNWWKALPPNHKKESPITSLVEMSQEINMQ